From Vibrio crassostreae, one genomic window encodes:
- the recA gene encoding recombinase RecA, with translation MDENKQKALAAALGQIEKQFGKGSIMRLGDNRTMDVETISTGSLSLDIALGAGGLPMGRIVEVYGPESSGKTTLTLELIAAAQKVGKTCAFVDAEHALDPIYAQKLGVDIDALLVSQPDTGEQALEICDALARSGAIDVLVIDSVAALTPKAEIEGEMGDSHMGLQARMLSQAMRKLTGNLKQSNCMAIFINQIRMKIGVMFGNPETTTGGNALKFYASVRLDIRRTGAIKDGDEVVGNETRIKVVKNKIAAPFKQAETQILYGKGFNREGELIDLGVKNKLVEKAGAWYSYKGDKIGQGKANAGKYLRENPEVALEIDTKLRELLLTPAVLEEKDVEKEEENEEL, from the coding sequence ATGGACGAGAATAAACAAAAAGCGTTAGCCGCAGCCCTTGGTCAGATTGAAAAGCAATTTGGTAAAGGTTCTATCATGCGTCTTGGTGATAACCGCACAATGGACGTAGAAACTATTTCTACTGGTTCTCTATCTCTAGATATCGCACTAGGTGCTGGTGGCCTACCGATGGGGCGTATCGTAGAAGTTTACGGTCCTGAATCATCAGGTAAAACAACGCTAACGCTTGAGCTTATTGCTGCAGCACAGAAAGTAGGCAAGACGTGTGCTTTCGTTGATGCGGAACACGCACTAGACCCTATCTACGCTCAAAAGCTTGGTGTTGATATCGATGCGCTTCTTGTTTCTCAACCTGATACGGGTGAGCAAGCGCTAGAAATCTGTGATGCACTGGCTCGTTCAGGTGCAATCGATGTACTTGTTATTGACTCCGTAGCAGCACTAACACCAAAAGCAGAAATCGAAGGCGAAATGGGCGACAGCCACATGGGTCTTCAGGCTCGTATGCTTTCTCAAGCGATGCGTAAGCTGACGGGTAACCTTAAGCAGTCTAACTGTATGGCTATCTTCATTAACCAAATTCGTATGAAGATTGGTGTGATGTTCGGTAACCCAGAAACAACAACAGGTGGTAACGCACTTAAGTTCTACGCATCTGTTCGTCTTGATATTCGCCGTACTGGTGCGATTAAAGATGGTGATGAAGTTGTTGGTAACGAAACTCGTATCAAGGTTGTTAAGAACAAGATTGCTGCACCATTTAAACAAGCTGAAACTCAAATCCTTTACGGTAAAGGCTTCAACCGCGAAGGTGAGCTTATCGACTTAGGTGTTAAGAATAAGCTAGTAGAAAAAGCGGGCGCTTGGTACAGCTACAAGGGCGATAAGATCGGCCAAGGTAAAGCTAACGCTGGTAAATACCTACGTGAAAACCCAGAAGTTGCTCTAGAGATCGATACTAAACTTCGTGAGTTACTACTGACTCCTGCTGTTCTTGAAGAGAAAGACGTAGAGAAAGAAGAAGAAAACGAAGAGCTATAA
- the pncC gene encoding nicotinamide-nucleotide amidase, protein MQMTQDLSEQLGHLLAKHKQVLVTAESCTGGGVATAVTDIAGSSGWFDRAFVTYSNEAKQEMIGVQLKTLIEFGAVSEPVVIEMASGALQHSNGTISVSISGIAGPGGATEDKPVGTVCFAWKALNGWDKVETHVFTGDRSQVRQQATHHALQVIYDYLSMEGK, encoded by the coding sequence ATGCAGATGACTCAAGACCTTAGTGAACAGCTTGGACACTTACTCGCTAAACACAAACAAGTGTTAGTGACGGCTGAATCTTGCACTGGCGGAGGTGTCGCGACTGCAGTCACTGACATTGCGGGCAGTTCTGGGTGGTTTGATCGCGCTTTTGTTACTTATAGCAATGAAGCCAAGCAAGAGATGATAGGTGTGCAGCTTAAAACCTTGATAGAGTTCGGCGCTGTGAGTGAGCCTGTCGTCATAGAAATGGCGAGCGGGGCATTGCAACACTCAAACGGGACTATCTCTGTATCGATCAGTGGCATTGCCGGGCCAGGTGGCGCGACCGAAGATAAGCCTGTTGGTACAGTATGCTTCGCGTGGAAAGCGCTAAATGGCTGGGATAAAGTAGAAACGCATGTATTTACAGGCGACAGATCACAAGTACGCCAACAAGCCACGCACCATGCCCTGCAAGTTATTTATGATTACCTATCAATGGAAGGTAAGTAA
- the mutS gene encoding DNA mismatch repair protein MutS yields MKADQKHTPMMQQYLKLKAENPEILLFYRMGDFYELFYDDAKKASQLLDISLTKRGSSNGEPIPMAGVPYHAVEGYLAKLVQLGESVAICEQIGNPATSKGPVERAVVRIVTPGTVTDEALLSERIDNLIAAIYHHNGKFGYATLDITSGRFQLCEPETEEAMAAELQRTSPRELLFPEDFEPVNLMASRNGNRRRPVWEFELDTAKQQLNKQFGTRDLVGFGVENAKLGLCAAGCLIQYVKDTQRTALPHIRSLTMDKQDHSVILDAATRRNLEITQNLGGGTDNTLAEVLDHTATAMGSRMLKRWLHQPMRNISALDQRLDAIGEMKDLALFTELQPTLKQIGDIERILARLALRSARPRDMARLRQAMEYLPELAETLTQLKHPYLTQLAQYASPVDEVSELLERAIKENPPVVIRDGGVIAEGYNAELDEWRDLAAGATEFLDKLEQEERERHGIDTLKVGYNNVHGFFIQVSRGQSHLVPPHYVRRQTLKNAERYIIPELKEHEDKVLNSKSKALAIEKQLWEELFDLLLPYLERLQNIASSVSQLDVLQNLAERADTLDYCRPTMTEAAGVQIQAGRHPVVEQVMDEPFIANPIELNDQRKMLIITGPNMGGKSTYMRQTALIALMAHIGCYVPAESATIGSIDRIFTRIGASDDLASGRSTFMVEMTETANILHNATPNSLVLMDEIGRGTSTYDGLSLAWASAEWLANQINAMTLFATHYFELTELPNQLPTLANVHLDAVEHGDSIAFMHAVQEGAASKSYGLAVAGLAGVPKAVIKNARAKLTQLEALSMESPTSKPSGVDIANQLSLIPEPSEVEQALANVDPDDLTPRQALEELYRLKKLL; encoded by the coding sequence GTGAAAGCCGATCAAAAACATACTCCCATGATGCAGCAGTACCTAAAACTGAAAGCAGAAAACCCAGAAATTCTGCTGTTCTACCGCATGGGCGATTTCTACGAGCTTTTCTACGATGATGCTAAAAAAGCTTCTCAACTCCTCGATATTTCACTGACTAAACGCGGTTCATCAAATGGTGAACCGATTCCGATGGCGGGTGTTCCATACCATGCCGTTGAAGGATACCTTGCAAAGTTAGTGCAACTTGGTGAATCCGTAGCAATTTGTGAACAGATTGGTAATCCAGCAACTTCAAAAGGCCCTGTTGAACGTGCTGTTGTACGTATCGTCACACCCGGCACCGTGACCGATGAGGCATTGCTTTCTGAGCGTATTGATAACCTGATTGCAGCCATCTACCATCACAACGGTAAGTTTGGTTACGCGACACTGGATATTACCTCCGGTCGATTCCAACTTTGCGAGCCAGAAACCGAAGAAGCAATGGCCGCAGAACTGCAGAGAACCTCACCACGTGAGCTACTGTTCCCTGAAGATTTCGAACCTGTAAATCTAATGGCAAGCCGTAATGGCAACCGCCGCCGCCCTGTATGGGAATTTGAATTAGATACCGCTAAGCAACAATTAAATAAGCAATTTGGTACTCGCGATCTGGTTGGCTTTGGCGTAGAAAACGCGAAGCTGGGTCTATGTGCGGCTGGTTGTTTGATCCAATACGTAAAAGATACCCAACGTACTGCCCTTCCACATATCCGTTCACTGACGATGGATAAACAAGATCACTCGGTGATCCTCGATGCAGCGACTCGCCGCAATCTAGAGATCACGCAAAATCTTGGCGGTGGCACAGATAACACCCTTGCCGAAGTGCTAGATCACACCGCGACTGCGATGGGCAGTCGCATGCTTAAGCGCTGGCTACATCAACCAATGCGCAATATCTCTGCACTTGATCAACGCCTAGATGCAATTGGTGAAATGAAAGATTTGGCTCTCTTTACAGAGCTACAGCCGACCTTAAAGCAGATTGGTGATATCGAGCGTATTCTTGCTCGTCTTGCACTTCGTTCTGCTCGTCCGCGTGATATGGCGCGCCTTCGCCAAGCGATGGAATACTTGCCAGAGCTTGCTGAAACGCTGACACAACTTAAGCACCCGTATTTGACTCAACTTGCTCAATACGCATCTCCTGTGGATGAAGTTTCAGAACTGCTTGAACGTGCAATCAAAGAAAACCCACCCGTTGTTATCCGCGACGGCGGTGTGATTGCAGAAGGCTACAACGCCGAGCTAGATGAATGGCGTGACCTTGCTGCGGGCGCAACCGAGTTTCTGGATAAGCTTGAGCAAGAAGAACGTGAACGTCACGGTATCGACACGCTAAAAGTTGGCTACAACAACGTACACGGTTTCTTCATCCAAGTGAGCCGTGGGCAAAGCCACCTTGTGCCGCCACATTATGTTCGTCGCCAAACGCTGAAAAACGCTGAGCGCTATATCATTCCTGAGCTGAAAGAACACGAAGACAAAGTACTTAACTCTAAGTCGAAAGCACTCGCTATCGAGAAACAGCTTTGGGAAGAGTTGTTTGATTTGCTACTGCCATATCTAGAGCGCCTACAAAACATCGCTTCTTCAGTATCTCAACTTGATGTACTACAGAACTTAGCTGAACGTGCAGATACTCTGGATTACTGTCGTCCAACCATGACAGAAGCAGCGGGTGTACAGATCCAAGCAGGTCGTCACCCAGTAGTAGAACAAGTGATGGACGAACCTTTCATCGCCAACCCTATCGAGCTAAACGATCAACGTAAAATGCTGATCATCACAGGTCCAAACATGGGTGGTAAGTCGACTTACATGCGCCAAACTGCACTCATCGCATTGATGGCTCATATAGGTTGTTATGTTCCTGCTGAAAGCGCGACCATCGGCTCTATCGACCGTATCTTTACGCGTATTGGCGCATCGGATGATCTGGCTTCTGGCCGTTCAACCTTCATGGTTGAGATGACAGAAACTGCCAATATCCTGCATAACGCAACACCAAACAGCCTTGTGCTAATGGATGAAATCGGTCGTGGTACCAGTACTTACGATGGTTTGTCATTAGCTTGGGCAAGTGCAGAATGGTTAGCTAATCAAATCAATGCGATGACACTGTTTGCAACGCACTACTTTGAGCTAACTGAACTGCCGAACCAACTTCCAACACTGGCCAACGTCCACTTAGACGCAGTAGAACACGGCGACAGCATTGCCTTTATGCACGCGGTTCAAGAAGGTGCGGCAAGTAAATCTTACGGCCTAGCTGTTGCAGGGTTGGCTGGTGTACCAAAAGCCGTGATCAAGAACGCTCGTGCGAAGCTGACTCAGTTAGAAGCGTTAAGTATGGAGTCTCCGACATCAAAGCCAAGTGGTGTTGATATCGCGAACCAACTTAGCCTGATCCCTGAACCGAGTGAGGTGGAGCAAGCACTAGCGAATGTTGATCCTGATGATCTAACACCTCGCCAAGCATTAGAAGAGCTCTACCGCTTGAAGAAACTACTCTAG
- the rpoS gene encoding RNA polymerase sigma factor RpoS, whose amino-acid sequence MSISNAVTKEEFDLDQATTEPEALGKAKRTVTKKTEAKEEVEVTSKSLDATQLYLGEIGFSPLLTAEEEVLYARRALRGDEAARKRMIESNLRLVVKISRRYSNRGLALLDLIEEGNLGLIRAVEKFDPERGFRFSTYATWWIRQTIERALMNQTRTIRLPIHVVKELNIYLRTARELSQKLDHEPTAEEIASKLDKPVGDVSKMLRLNERVSSVDTPIGGDGEKALLDIIPDINNSDPEVSTQDSDIKNSLIFWLDELNPKQKEVLARRFGLLGYEPSTLEEVGREISLTRERVRQIQVEGLRRLREILIKQGLNMENLFNVEND is encoded by the coding sequence ATGAGTATAAGCAATGCAGTAACCAAAGAAGAGTTCGATCTTGACCAAGCAACCACGGAACCGGAAGCTCTTGGAAAAGCAAAACGAACAGTCACTAAGAAAACCGAAGCGAAAGAAGAAGTTGAAGTTACGTCTAAAAGCTTAGATGCCACTCAACTGTATCTAGGCGAAATCGGTTTCTCACCACTACTAACCGCAGAAGAAGAAGTGCTTTACGCACGTCGAGCTCTACGCGGTGATGAAGCAGCACGTAAACGCATGATCGAAAGTAACCTGCGTTTGGTGGTAAAAATTTCTCGTCGTTATAGCAACCGTGGTTTGGCACTTCTCGATCTAATCGAAGAAGGCAACCTAGGTTTGATTCGCGCCGTAGAGAAATTTGACCCAGAGCGAGGCTTCCGCTTTTCAACTTACGCAACATGGTGGATTCGTCAAACCATTGAACGTGCGTTGATGAATCAGACTCGCACTATCCGTTTGCCAATCCATGTTGTGAAAGAGCTGAACATCTACCTACGTACTGCAAGAGAACTATCACAAAAGCTTGACCACGAACCAACAGCTGAAGAGATCGCTTCTAAGCTAGATAAGCCGGTTGGTGATGTGAGCAAGATGCTTCGTCTAAACGAAAGAGTGAGTTCTGTAGATACGCCAATTGGTGGTGACGGTGAGAAAGCACTGTTGGATATTATTCCAGACATCAACAATTCAGATCCTGAGGTTTCAACTCAAGATAGCGATATCAAGAACTCACTGATCTTCTGGCTTGATGAACTGAATCCTAAGCAGAAAGAGGTACTTGCACGTCGATTTGGACTACTGGGTTATGAACCGTCAACGCTAGAAGAAGTTGGCCGTGAAATCAGCCTGACTCGTGAGCGAGTTCGTCAAATCCAAGTTGAAGGTCTTCGTCGTCTACGTGAGATTTTGATCAAGCAAGGTCTGAACATGGAAAACCTGTTCAACGTTGAAAACGACTAA
- the nlpD gene encoding murein hydrolase activator NlpD: protein MRSKLFKGSTLLLSCALVGCAANSPAPVSSLNKNYSSIDRGSYRGSYYEVKKGDTLYFIAYVTNKDVNDLVSYNKLSAPYTIHPGQKLKLWRPSYNAPAYGKSTVAVAAVAAPVAASTTSSAENKPKSTSQSSKNSKPAPAQTTTKVAKKDPPKKVEQSKSKEYVGSKGKQNVTPSTKPTSDKVSKWLWPTKGRVIKNFSVGEQGNKGIDIAGQRGQPIVSTAGGTVVYSGNALRGYGNLVIVKHNDNYLSAYAHNDRLLVSEGQSVKPGQKIATMGSSGASSVRLHFEIRYQGKSVNPKRYLP, encoded by the coding sequence ATGCGTTCGAAGTTGTTTAAAGGAAGTACTTTACTGCTTAGCTGTGCCCTTGTTGGGTGTGCAGCGAATTCGCCTGCGCCGGTTTCAAGCCTTAACAAGAATTACTCATCGATTGATCGTGGTAGTTATCGCGGTAGTTACTATGAAGTGAAAAAAGGCGATACGCTTTATTTCATCGCTTATGTCACCAATAAAGACGTCAATGACCTCGTTAGCTACAACAAATTGTCTGCGCCTTACACTATCCACCCAGGGCAGAAGCTTAAGTTGTGGCGTCCTAGTTACAACGCGCCAGCGTATGGTAAGTCAACGGTAGCGGTAGCAGCTGTTGCTGCGCCTGTCGCGGCATCGACAACGTCATCTGCGGAAAATAAACCTAAATCCACATCGCAATCGAGCAAAAACTCTAAACCAGCTCCAGCTCAAACTACCACCAAAGTGGCGAAAAAAGATCCACCAAAGAAGGTTGAACAATCCAAATCAAAGGAGTATGTTGGTTCTAAAGGTAAACAGAATGTTACACCGTCCACCAAACCAACAAGTGATAAAGTATCCAAATGGTTATGGCCAACTAAAGGGAGAGTAATCAAGAATTTCTCTGTAGGCGAACAAGGAAATAAAGGCATAGACATAGCAGGACAGCGAGGTCAGCCAATAGTATCTACTGCAGGGGGAACGGTTGTTTATTCGGGTAATGCACTACGAGGCTACGGCAATCTAGTGATTGTGAAGCACAATGATAATTACTTAAGTGCATACGCGCATAACGACCGACTATTAGTATCTGAAGGGCAAAGTGTGAAACCAGGGCAGAAGATTGCAACAATGGGAAGCTCTGGAGCCAGCAGTGTTAGGCTGCACTTTGAGATTCGTTACCAAGGTAAATCCGTTAATCCAAAACGATATTTGCCTTAA
- a CDS encoding protein-L-isoaspartate(D-aspartate) O-methyltransferase translates to MSNPQAERLITFLIENGIRDQKVLDAIYQLPRESFLSQAMYHQAYDNNALPIGQGQTISQPYIVAKMTELLELQQDSRVLEIGTGSGYQTAVLAQLVDHVYSVERIKSLQWDAKRRLKQLDFYNISTKHGDGWQGWSSKAPFDAIIVTAAAESIPQALLQQLKDGGRLLIPVGDDEQQLLKIVRHGDEFLSSVIEMVRFVPLVPGELA, encoded by the coding sequence GTGAGCAATCCACAAGCCGAGCGCTTAATTACTTTTCTGATTGAAAATGGCATCCGAGATCAAAAGGTTCTTGATGCTATTTACCAACTGCCGAGAGAGAGTTTTTTATCACAGGCGATGTACCATCAAGCTTATGATAATAATGCTCTGCCGATCGGACAGGGTCAGACAATCTCCCAACCATACATTGTTGCCAAAATGACAGAGCTGCTTGAGTTACAACAAGATAGCCGCGTTTTGGAGATCGGAACGGGTTCAGGCTACCAAACCGCGGTATTGGCTCAGCTTGTTGATCATGTCTATTCGGTTGAAAGAATAAAGTCGCTACAATGGGATGCTAAACGCAGGTTGAAGCAACTCGATTTCTACAATATTTCAACTAAGCACGGTGATGGTTGGCAAGGGTGGTCTTCAAAGGCGCCTTTTGATGCGATTATTGTTACCGCTGCTGCAGAGTCGATTCCTCAAGCGCTTCTGCAACAGCTGAAAGATGGCGGTCGTTTACTGATTCCTGTTGGGGATGATGAACAACAACTGTTGAAGATCGTTCGTCACGGCGATGAATTTTTGTCGAGTGTTATCGAAATGGTGAGATTTGTACCTCTTGTTCCTGGTGAACTAGCTTAA